In one window of Leptospira sp. GIMC2001 DNA:
- the mnmA gene encoding tRNA 2-thiouridine(34) synthase MnmA yields the protein MSNSKGKIIVAMSGGVDSAVAAGLLIEEGYEVIGVNLRTWEYEAPACDTTKKSCCSPEDIRDAQDVGISLKIPFYVVKMEKVFGERVIQRFIDDYKSGKTPNPCVECNTFVKFGALFEKAQALGIEKIATGHYARTVFVDGRWAIANGEDKNKNQAYYLYGLSQENIKNTIFPLGDMNKSQVREIAKRMGLTVAEKPESQEICFIPDNNYRNFLDKKGVSFTKGFFKLQDGRIIGKHTGKENFTIGQRKGLGIAWKNPLYVLGIEDDGTVVLGEEAETFCESFIVEDYSFQGWSEFAPGESRTAKVQVRYRHSPVLCEVSKVEQGLFVRILEDVRGVTPGQSAVFYPESGIQILAGGIIRKGSITMAKRNISSQEPVGV from the coding sequence ATGAGCAATTCAAAAGGTAAAATTATAGTCGCGATGAGTGGCGGTGTTGATAGCGCAGTTGCTGCTGGATTGTTAATCGAAGAAGGATACGAAGTGATCGGTGTAAATCTTCGCACATGGGAATATGAAGCACCGGCATGTGATACCACTAAGAAATCTTGCTGTTCTCCAGAAGACATTCGAGATGCCCAAGATGTAGGTATCTCACTGAAGATACCTTTTTATGTTGTAAAAATGGAAAAAGTTTTCGGTGAACGAGTTATTCAACGTTTTATTGATGATTATAAATCTGGTAAAACTCCCAATCCATGTGTTGAGTGTAATACCTTTGTTAAGTTTGGTGCGCTTTTCGAGAAAGCGCAGGCTCTAGGGATAGAAAAAATCGCAACTGGACATTATGCACGTACGGTTTTTGTTGATGGTAGATGGGCTATAGCAAACGGTGAAGATAAGAATAAAAATCAGGCTTACTATCTTTATGGGCTATCTCAAGAAAATATTAAGAACACCATTTTTCCGTTAGGCGATATGAATAAATCCCAAGTCCGTGAAATCGCCAAAAGAATGGGACTCACCGTTGCAGAAAAACCTGAATCGCAAGAAATATGTTTCATACCCGATAATAATTATCGAAATTTTTTGGACAAAAAAGGTGTAAGCTTTACCAAGGGATTTTTTAAATTACAAGATGGTAGAATCATCGGTAAACATACTGGTAAAGAAAATTTCACAATTGGTCAGAGGAAAGGATTAGGCATTGCTTGGAAGAATCCTCTTTATGTTCTTGGGATCGAAGATGACGGAACAGTTGTATTAGGCGAAGAGGCAGAAACTTTCTGTGAAAGTTTTATAGTAGAGGATTACAGTTTTCAAGGATGGAGTGAATTTGCTCCAGGTGAATCAAGAACTGCTAAAGTTCAAGTACGCTATCGACATAGTCCGGTACTTTGTGAAGTGAGCAAAGTTGAACAAGGACTTTTTGTACGCATTCTAGAAGATGTAAGGGGCGTTACTCCTGGTCAATCTGCTGTATTCTATCCGGAATCTGGAATCCAAATCCTAGCAGGTGGAATCATTCGTAAGGGAAGTATAACAATGGCAAAACGGAATATTTCTTCCCAGGAACCAGTTGGAGTCTAA
- a CDS encoding sensor domain-containing diguanylate cyclase: MSPAGNEFVIEHYEKKIYDQKQLLEISKALNSTLDYRYLIDVILNICLAQLQTLNAAMYLEPEVDSTMFRLEQSFKGFEIGDREINFAIPMDSPMVHFLAEKPKATMLKAILAIPELTKDPIVTFFHKLGAEVIVPLNAKGRVNGLLILGEKMTMSEYLEDEKEFMTTLASLAGIAVENARLYELATVDMMTSLKVHHYFQTKLKEEMDRCRKKGTNLTLLFTDIDKFKVFNDTYGHQAGDVVLIEVAKQLINNAGKHDIAARYGGEEFCIVMPGATEEEGYEMGERVRKSVESMVVANPNGGEDLKVTLSVGISSFNTNDRSNKDLIERADKALYQAKHSGRNQTICFKPS, translated from the coding sequence TTGAGTCCTGCAGGAAATGAATTCGTTATCGAACATTATGAAAAGAAAATTTATGACCAGAAGCAATTACTGGAGATTTCAAAAGCACTTAACTCAACTCTTGATTATAGATATCTGATTGATGTGATTCTTAATATTTGTTTGGCTCAGTTGCAGACATTGAATGCTGCTATGTATCTAGAGCCAGAAGTGGATTCTACTATGTTTCGTTTAGAGCAGAGCTTTAAAGGATTCGAAATTGGTGATAGGGAGATTAATTTTGCGATTCCCATGGATTCTCCTATGGTTCATTTTCTTGCAGAAAAACCAAAAGCTACAATGCTCAAAGCAATTTTGGCGATTCCAGAATTGACCAAGGATCCGATCGTTACTTTTTTCCATAAGCTAGGTGCAGAAGTGATCGTGCCTCTTAACGCAAAAGGACGAGTCAATGGGCTTTTGATTCTTGGTGAGAAGATGACTATGAGCGAATACCTAGAAGATGAGAAAGAGTTTATGACCACACTCGCTTCGTTAGCTGGGATCGCTGTTGAGAATGCCCGCTTGTATGAATTGGCAACTGTAGATATGATGACCAGTTTGAAAGTGCATCATTATTTCCAAACCAAACTAAAAGAAGAAATGGATCGTTGCCGCAAGAAAGGTACGAATCTTACGCTTTTGTTTACTGATATTGATAAATTCAAAGTATTCAATGATACTTATGGTCATCAAGCAGGAGACGTTGTCCTTATAGAGGTTGCCAAGCAATTGATCAATAATGCTGGTAAGCATGATATTGCTGCAAGGTACGGTGGTGAGGAATTTTGTATTGTGATGCCTGGAGCGACCGAAGAAGAAGGTTATGAAATGGGCGAGCGAGTACGCAAGTCTGTTGAGAGCATGGTTGTAGCCAATCCAAACGGTGGCGAGGATCTCAAAGTGACATTGAGTGTGGGAATATCGAGTTTCAATACCAATGATCGATCGAATAAAGATTTGATCGAAAGAGCAGATAAGGCTCTGTATCAAGCAAAACATTCTGGAAGAAACCAAACAATTTGTTTTAAGCCTTCTTGA
- a CDS encoding phospholipase D-like domain-containing protein translates to MDEILHNTNIFFLTMILFFRKMLSVIFIFIVFQCKLETSNSDGDLLWSVLIQPEISWKVFFSYPGRNTPTEKKEQAKKELIQLIDSTSDELIIHIYGLTDLDVIDSIYKAISRGVKVQIKVDSDRNYDDMLKLEIPLNIWSGSGLHHPKVVISDRKKIFTGTGNFTKQGLLLDFDSYIIFQIPESIGNDFKIFMDEQYQLPFFQFDGFLFLNAPREGVQIQNRIIEAIRSAKYSIKYLIYTHYDPIISFELIRAAKRGVLVEGIYDRPINPEGIFLAKNITKFGSKIYEEQNEDRIDNGTFGLGGLLHHKTMIIDNDLLLSGSFNFSKSARDNNRELYYETSDYYLISEHLQEFNRIRNYSAQIMDYNLEELENSFYYNPDPDSTPFTEFDNNSANNSSLDYYVFEYGFGLFHSMGVANSMDTNKLKSISSNLFSKNGSNFNIPLNDIGTWFTRHDAAINLESSDSNTAILNANALLSWQRDSYLPIHLESLEQFASSKWRLKLATNSIAWTEVLFWNESGLVQRYSLQPIEQNGYTTDVLLEGQTIKSLPKSGILLFRKGDENFSAIACYNRKGTQASQKIENIWKENLIRIRGGMIGEGTNCTLVQ, encoded by the coding sequence ATGGATGAAATATTGCATAATACGAATATATTTTTCCTGACAATGATTTTGTTTTTTCGTAAAATGCTGAGTGTCATTTTTATCTTTATTGTTTTTCAATGCAAATTAGAAACTTCTAATTCGGATGGGGATTTGCTTTGGAGTGTTCTTATTCAACCAGAGATCAGTTGGAAAGTATTTTTTTCCTATCCTGGACGCAATACACCCACTGAGAAAAAGGAGCAGGCAAAAAAGGAACTGATTCAGCTCATTGACTCAACATCAGATGAACTGATTATCCATATCTACGGACTTACTGATTTGGATGTAATCGATTCTATCTATAAAGCCATTTCAAGGGGAGTGAAAGTTCAGATCAAGGTGGACAGTGATCGCAACTATGATGATATGCTGAAGTTAGAAATTCCTTTGAATATATGGAGCGGTTCTGGACTCCATCATCCCAAGGTTGTTATATCGGATAGAAAGAAAATATTTACAGGAACTGGCAATTTTACTAAGCAAGGATTGCTTTTGGATTTTGACAGTTATATAATTTTCCAGATTCCGGAGTCGATCGGAAATGATTTTAAGATATTTATGGATGAACAATACCAGCTTCCATTTTTTCAATTTGATGGATTTCTTTTTTTGAATGCACCCAGAGAAGGTGTCCAGATCCAAAATCGAATCATCGAAGCCATTAGAAGTGCTAAATACAGTATCAAATATCTAATCTATACTCACTATGATCCTATCATTTCGTTTGAGTTGATTCGTGCGGCTAAGAGAGGCGTGCTAGTTGAAGGAATCTATGATAGACCAATCAATCCGGAGGGGATTTTTCTTGCTAAAAATATTACAAAATTTGGATCCAAAATTTATGAAGAGCAGAATGAAGATAGAATCGATAATGGAACGTTTGGACTAGGTGGATTGCTTCACCACAAAACAATGATTATTGATAATGATTTACTACTTAGTGGATCTTTTAATTTTTCTAAATCAGCGAGGGATAACAACCGTGAGTTGTACTACGAGACGAGTGATTATTATCTCATTTCCGAACATTTACAAGAATTCAATCGAATTCGAAATTACTCAGCTCAGATTATGGACTACAATCTTGAAGAACTAGAAAATTCTTTCTACTACAATCCCGATCCTGATTCAACCCCATTTACTGAATTCGATAATAATTCCGCGAACAATTCCAGTTTAGATTATTATGTTTTTGAATATGGCTTTGGACTCTTCCATAGCATGGGAGTTGCCAATTCAATGGATACGAATAAACTTAAATCAATTTCGAGTAATTTATTTTCTAAGAACGGATCGAATTTTAATATTCCCTTAAATGATATAGGAACATGGTTTACGAGACATGATGCTGCAATCAATCTAGAATCCTCCGACTCTAATACAGCAATATTGAATGCTAATGCATTGCTTTCATGGCAGAGAGATTCTTATCTTCCTATCCATTTAGAATCCTTAGAGCAATTTGCTTCATCTAAATGGAGATTGAAACTTGCTACTAATTCAATTGCTTGGACGGAAGTTTTGTTTTGGAATGAATCAGGATTGGTTCAGCGCTATTCGTTACAGCCAATTGAGCAAAATGGTTATACAACGGATGTTTTACTCGAAGGACAAACCATAAAGTCGTTACCGAAGTCAGGAATTTTATTATTTCGAAAAGGAGATGAGAATTTCTCTGCTATAGCTTGTTACAATCGAAAGGGCACCCAAGCTTCGCAAAAGATAGAGAATATATGGAAGGAAAACTTAATTCGAATTAGAGGTGGAATGATTGGAGAGGGAACAAACTGCACTCTTGTTCAATGA